Proteins encoded together in one Erinaceus europaeus chromosome 11, mEriEur2.1, whole genome shotgun sequence window:
- the LOC103116982 gene encoding olfactory receptor 11A1-like, with translation MVILSWENQTIVIEFVLRGFSSIRQLNVFLFIVFLVFYILIVSGNILIVLLVLFSHHLHTPMYFFLVNLSFLEIWYTSNIVPKMLLIIVAEQKTISVAGCLAQFYFFGSLAATECLLLAVMSYDRYLAICQPLHYPSLMTGSFCIRLAISSWFCCFFLTAITMVLLSRLTFCGPNEIDHFFCDFAPLVHLSCIDTSLTETVACATSSSVTLVPFLLITASYSCILAAILRIPSGTGRKKAFSTCSSHLTVVMVFYGTLIATYLVPSAKSSQLLRKGFSLLYTILTPMFNPIIYSLRNRDIHEALKKCLSKKSGFLR, from the coding sequence ATGGTGATCCTATCTTGGGAAAATCAAACCATAGTAATAGAATTTGTGCTTAGGGGATTCTCATCCATTAGACAGctcaatgttttcctctttataGTGTTTTTGGTTTTCTACATCTTAATTGTATCTGGAAACATACTCATTGTCCTGCTAGTTCTATTCAGTCATCACCTCCACACTCCCATGTACTTCTTTCTGGTGAACTTGTCGTTTCTGGAGATCTGGTATACCTCCAACATTGTCCCCAAGATGTTGCTGATTATCGTAGCTGAACAGAAGACTATCTCTGTAGCTGGCTGCCTGGCACAGTTTTACTTCTTTGGATCCTTGGCTGCAACAGAGTGTCTCTTGCTTGCTGTGATGTCTTATGACCGCTACCTTGCCATCTGCCAGCCTCTCCACTATCCTAGTCTCATGACTGGTTCCTTCTGCATTAGGCTGGCTATCAGCTCTTGGTTCTGCTGCTTCTTCTTGACAGCAATTACTATGGTCCTACTCTCTAGACTGACCTTCTGCGGACCCAATGAAATCGATCATTTTTTTTGTGACTTCGCCCCTCTGGTCCATCTCTCCTGTATAGACACTTCACTGACTGAGACCGTCGCCTGTGCTACTTCTTCTTCAGTAACTTTGGTCCCATTTCTTCTCATCACAGCCTCCTATTCCTGCATTCTTGCTGCTATCCTAAGAATCCCATCTGGCACAGGCCGGAAGAAAGCTTTCTCTACCTGCTCTTCGCATCTCACTGTGGTTATGGTGTTTTATGGGACACTGATTGCCACGTACCTTGTGCCCTCAGCCAAGTCTTCCCAACTCCTGCGCAAAGGGTTTTCTCTGCTCTACACCATCCTCACGCCCATGTTCAACCCAATCATATATAGcctgagaaacagagacatccaTGAAGCTCTGAAGAAGTGCTTAAGTAAGAAGTCAGGTTTCCTCagatga